One Desulfosoma sp. genomic window carries:
- a CDS encoding molybdopterin-dependent oxidoreductase — MSDVNIWINDQQVKAKAGQTILQAADEAGIYIPRLCFHPALEPSGSCRLCAVEIEGQRGLPAACTTPVMEGIRVQTQTSKVLDFRREMLQLILQDHPRHCLGCPRNGTCELQQLVAALGIDFPYPAPDISRPEPLPGGSYFERDYSLCVRCGRCVRVCHELRGARTIVFRESKDGRQSVGTPFGRSLEESGCQFCGACVDVCPVGALRENLSDFHQDTRPAIEAVCQSLTTIVTDLYKKELETHWSTAICPVCSAGCRLMLEKTPDETILQIKPSPEGPSNKGQACVQGRFLLKRYVARSERIRQPAVKNGGGWKSLSWDEALQYAAEKFRSYQPDQIAVLTDGRLTNEELCVLNRLAREYFKTDNVGLLAPAGLVVFEKAARELLGTAAATNSLQDLAQAPAIFAMGLNPAASQPIAGVAIRQAVLKGAKLVVANPYDVAVARYAHVHLRYVPGSETVLVLGLVRIILDEKGTDKNAGSDLLAALRDLTGPYDVETVSRCTGIHEEQLVEAGCLLAARDTVAVLAGLGVLQAFDVADLTRALMTLGFAKGSFGKQGGGFWPLFGTSNMQGARDLGWDTTVMEALTSGRIKAAYVAAESYDDACWQPLLNLAKPLDFLVVQDVVPPPETVGAHVLLPLTPILEKDGSLTNGERRVQWTEKALTPGAGSRTVLQTAAAWSRFLGGSPLSEEEPGMVFKSLGSRLEAYAGVDRSRARYEAVQVPCPSLDHEGTPILFADTPPVYKPWSPSQPVKAEVSAEKRQEFPLHLTAKESLYPSFFGPLLAPESRAVMACDGEIEMNPTDAYRLEIMPGDTVAVVFEGGAITGRLALNIHLPLKLVAVPAERLQSVLGGTHLPGTTMAAKVEKR, encoded by the coding sequence ATGAGCGACGTCAACATTTGGATCAACGACCAGCAAGTCAAGGCAAAGGCGGGCCAGACGATTCTTCAGGCCGCGGATGAGGCCGGGATTTATATTCCTCGGTTATGTTTTCACCCGGCCTTGGAGCCCAGTGGATCGTGCCGTTTGTGCGCTGTTGAAATCGAAGGGCAGCGAGGGCTGCCGGCGGCATGCACGACGCCTGTGATGGAGGGGATTCGTGTGCAGACCCAGACGAGCAAGGTCTTGGACTTTCGCCGGGAGATGCTGCAGCTGATTCTTCAGGATCATCCGCGGCACTGTCTGGGGTGTCCTCGAAACGGCACCTGTGAATTGCAGCAATTGGTGGCAGCTTTAGGGATTGATTTCCCCTACCCTGCCCCCGACATCAGCCGTCCGGAACCATTGCCAGGCGGCTCCTATTTTGAGAGAGACTACAGCCTGTGTGTGCGTTGCGGGCGCTGTGTGCGCGTCTGCCACGAACTGCGGGGCGCTCGCACCATCGTATTTCGTGAATCCAAAGACGGGCGTCAGTCCGTAGGCACTCCCTTTGGACGGTCCTTGGAAGAGTCGGGATGTCAGTTTTGCGGCGCCTGTGTGGATGTGTGTCCCGTGGGGGCGCTTCGAGAAAATCTATCGGACTTTCATCAGGACACACGCCCCGCCATCGAAGCCGTCTGCCAATCTTTAACGACCATTGTAACGGACCTCTACAAGAAGGAGTTGGAAACCCATTGGTCCACGGCCATTTGTCCCGTATGTAGCGCCGGCTGCCGCTTGATGCTGGAAAAAACCCCCGATGAAACCATCCTTCAGATCAAACCCAGTCCGGAAGGCCCCAGCAACAAAGGTCAGGCCTGTGTGCAGGGCCGATTTCTCCTCAAGCGCTACGTGGCCCGTTCTGAAAGGATTCGGCAACCGGCCGTCAAGAACGGAGGCGGCTGGAAGAGTCTTTCTTGGGATGAAGCCCTGCAGTATGCCGCCGAAAAATTCCGAAGCTACCAACCGGATCAAATCGCCGTGCTTACAGACGGCCGGTTGACCAATGAAGAACTTTGTGTTCTGAATCGTCTGGCTCGGGAATATTTCAAAACCGACAACGTAGGTCTTTTGGCTCCTGCGGGTCTGGTGGTTTTTGAAAAAGCGGCTCGAGAACTTCTGGGCACAGCCGCAGCCACCAACAGTTTACAGGACTTGGCCCAGGCGCCGGCTATCTTTGCCATGGGACTCAATCCGGCGGCTTCTCAGCCTATTGCGGGCGTAGCCATCCGTCAGGCGGTGCTCAAAGGAGCCAAGCTCGTGGTGGCCAATCCTTATGATGTGGCCGTCGCCAGGTATGCGCATGTGCACCTTCGGTATGTTCCGGGATCCGAAACGGTTTTGGTCCTGGGCCTTGTGCGCATCATTTTGGACGAAAAAGGAACGGACAAAAACGCCGGTTCAGACCTCCTGGCGGCCCTTAGAGACCTGACCGGCCCTTATGACGTGGAAACAGTTTCAAGATGCACCGGCATTCATGAAGAGCAACTGGTGGAAGCCGGATGTCTGCTGGCGGCGCGGGACACCGTGGCCGTTTTGGCCGGTTTGGGGGTGCTTCAAGCCTTCGATGTGGCCGATCTCACGCGAGCCCTCATGACTTTAGGCTTTGCCAAAGGCAGCTTTGGGAAACAAGGCGGCGGCTTTTGGCCTCTCTTCGGCACCAGCAACATGCAGGGGGCTCGAGATTTGGGATGGGACACTACCGTCATGGAGGCTTTGACATCCGGACGGATCAAGGCCGCCTATGTGGCTGCGGAATCCTACGATGACGCCTGTTGGCAACCGCTTTTGAATCTGGCCAAGCCTCTGGACTTTCTAGTGGTCCAGGACGTGGTGCCTCCCCCTGAAACGGTCGGGGCGCATGTCCTGCTGCCTTTGACGCCCATTTTGGAAAAAGACGGTTCTCTGACCAACGGGGAACGCCGCGTTCAGTGGACCGAGAAGGCCTTGACCCCAGGCGCTGGATCTCGAACGGTGCTTCAGACCGCGGCGGCTTGGTCCCGTTTCCTTGGCGGTTCCCCACTGAGTGAAGAGGAACCCGGCATGGTGTTCAAGTCCCTGGGAAGCCGGCTTGAAGCGTACGCAGGAGTGGATCGCAGTCGAGCCCGTTACGAGGCGGTTCAAGTGCCGTGCCCTTCCTTGGATCACGAAGGTACACCGATTCTCTTTGCCGACACGCCTCCTGTGTACAAGCCTTGGAGCCCTTCACAGCCTGTCAAGGCGGAAGTTTCGGCGGAAAAGCGTCAGGAATTTCCGTTGCATCTCACGGCCAAGGAAAGCCTGTACCCATCCTTTTTCGGTCCTCTTTTGGCACCGGAATCCCGTGCGGTGATGGCCTGTGACGGCGAGATTGAAATGAACCCCACGGATGCCTATCGCCTGGAAATCATGCCGGGAGACACGGTGGCGGTGGTCTTTGAAGGGGGGGCAATCACAGGACGCTTGGCGTTGAACATCCATCTTCCCCTGAAGCTTGTGGCCGTGCCGGCGGAACGACTTCAAAGCGTTCTCGGCGGGACCCATCTTCCGGGCACAACGATGGCCGCAAAAGTGGAGAAGAGATAG
- the glgP gene encoding alpha-glucan family phosphorylase: MKIAYFSMEVGLSEHIPTYSGGLGVLAGDHIKSSADLNIPLVAVTLLYKRGYFIQQINALGQQEELYPYFDPRAFMEPLPFKVTVPIEGRDVHVGVWKYNQVGQKGRVPVYFLDTDLPMNRPEDRMITHYLYGGDKHTRICQEAVLGIGGYMVLKKLEPGVTTYHMNEGHAVFLTLALLKEFGGNIERVREKCVFTTHTPVPAGHDIFDYGMAEAVLQGYLPPNIRDLAGRDALNTTLLALNLSRASNGVSELHGEVSRQMFPGFDIGHITNGVHHLTWTSPEFQALYDQYCPGWREQPQQLAKARNIPDDAVREAKKAAKKRLISYINAISGAGFSEELLTVGFARRAASYKRATLVLTDLEYLVNLSYDRVQYIFAGKAHPQDGAGKELIKEIVHIAKKYEEKLRIVYVPNYNIWLGALMTQGTDVWLNTPRRPREACGTSGMKVCYNGGVNMSVLDGWWREACRDRVNGWAVGDDEDQSDEEAAADLYRDIDDMVTTYYASPKHWMQIMKNSIADVCPVFNTHRMVLEYLHKYYL; the protein is encoded by the coding sequence ATGAAGATCGCTTATTTCAGCATGGAAGTGGGCCTCAGTGAACACATTCCCACCTACAGTGGCGGGCTTGGGGTTTTGGCCGGGGATCACATCAAGTCCTCGGCGGACTTAAACATTCCCCTGGTTGCCGTGACCCTTCTTTATAAACGCGGCTATTTTATTCAGCAGATCAATGCCCTGGGACAACAAGAAGAACTGTATCCTTACTTTGATCCTCGAGCTTTCATGGAACCCTTACCCTTCAAGGTGACGGTTCCCATCGAAGGTCGAGACGTTCATGTGGGAGTCTGGAAATATAATCAAGTGGGTCAAAAGGGTCGAGTGCCCGTCTATTTTCTCGATACGGATCTTCCCATGAACCGGCCCGAAGACCGTATGATCACTCATTACCTCTATGGAGGGGACAAGCACACACGCATTTGCCAAGAAGCGGTCCTGGGCATCGGCGGCTATATGGTGCTCAAAAAACTGGAACCCGGTGTCACCACCTACCACATGAACGAAGGCCATGCGGTGTTTTTGACCCTGGCCCTGCTTAAGGAATTCGGTGGCAACATCGAACGGGTTCGAGAAAAATGTGTTTTTACGACGCACACACCTGTGCCCGCAGGTCATGACATTTTTGATTACGGCATGGCCGAAGCGGTCCTTCAAGGGTATCTGCCGCCCAACATTCGAGATCTGGCCGGACGGGACGCTCTTAACACCACTCTTTTGGCCTTGAATCTTTCGCGGGCAAGCAACGGGGTGAGCGAATTGCATGGGGAGGTATCCCGGCAGATGTTTCCGGGGTTTGACATTGGGCATATCACCAACGGCGTGCACCATCTGACTTGGACCAGCCCCGAGTTTCAAGCGCTCTACGATCAGTATTGTCCCGGTTGGCGTGAACAGCCTCAACAACTGGCCAAGGCTCGAAACATTCCCGACGATGCCGTTCGAGAAGCCAAGAAGGCGGCCAAGAAGCGTTTGATCAGCTACATCAACGCCATCTCAGGGGCCGGTTTCAGTGAAGAGCTTCTCACGGTGGGTTTTGCGCGCCGGGCGGCTTCCTACAAACGAGCCACCTTGGTGCTGACCGATCTGGAATATTTGGTGAATCTTTCCTACGACCGGGTTCAATACATTTTTGCCGGAAAAGCCCATCCTCAAGACGGAGCCGGAAAGGAACTTATCAAGGAAATCGTGCATATCGCCAAGAAATACGAAGAGAAACTTCGCATCGTCTATGTGCCTAACTATAACATCTGGCTGGGAGCTCTCATGACCCAAGGCACCGATGTCTGGCTCAACACGCCGCGTCGGCCTCGAGAAGCCTGCGGCACCAGCGGCATGAAGGTGTGTTATAACGGCGGGGTGAACATGAGTGTTCTGGATGGGTGGTGGCGAGAAGCCTGTCGAGATCGAGTGAATGGATGGGCGGTAGGTGACGACGAGGATCAAAGTGACGAAGAAGCGGCAGCCGACCTTTACCGGGACATCGACGACATGGTAACCACGTACTACGCCAGCCCCAAGCACTGGATGCAGATCATGAAAAATTCCATCGCCGATGTCTGCCCCGTCTTCAACACCCATCGCATGGTCCTGGAATACCTGCACAAGTACTACCTGTAG